A section of the Centropristis striata isolate RG_2023a ecotype Rhode Island chromosome 7, C.striata_1.0, whole genome shotgun sequence genome encodes:
- the LOC131974475 gene encoding zinc finger protein 501-like: MKLHRIELPQQHVCKEEEEEEEEEEVPADQQLCIQERNSSLKQEDPEPPQIKEEPEELGINQEGEQLVVKQETPTYEESDHSEDQTMYLKPDDTLSAAEAESVFIIPVIISELHEATIDHQLLSDDGCRHGDSGSTSKAEPKQPKSQHKTTSLGNNVSSPNLSEDNCDTDQGKKSFKCDTCGKYFKLKYNLQRHQRIHTNEKPYSCKTCGRDFRCDSSFALHMRIHRGERLFTCKVCGKAFGEGCKLTLHMRTHTGEKPCVCKTCGKRFSCIASCNRHMRIHTGEKPYACNFCEKRFADSSRCKRHMRIHTGEKPYACNTCEKRFASSSSFKKHMRIHTDEKLYACNTCEQKFANSSSFKKHLRSHTDEKPYACNTCEKRFADSSSISKHMRIHTGEKPYACNTCEKRFSDSSKFRRHLRTHTGEKPYACNTCEKSFVDSSSLKKHTRSHTGEKPYTCNICEKRFADSSTCKVHMRTHTGEKPYACNICEKRFADSSACKVHMRIHTREKPLTSSE; the protein is encoded by the exons ATGAAGTTACACCGGATAG AGCTACCACAGCAACATGTCtgtaaggaggaggaggaggaggaggaggaggaggaggtccctGCTGACCAGCAGCTCTGTATTCAGGAGAGGAACTCCAGTCTGAAACAAGAGGACCCAGAGCCTCCACAGATTAAAGAGGAACCAGAGGAACTCGGCATCaatcaggagggagagcagcttgtaGTGAAGCAGGAGACTCCTACTTATGAGGAAAGTGACCACAGTGAAGATCAGACTATGTACTTGAAACCTGATGACACTTTAAGTGCAGCAGAGGCAGAGTCTGTATTCATCATACCAGTTATAATCTCTGAGCTACATGAAGCAACCATTGACCACCAGCTCCTCTCTGATGATGGCTGCAGGCATGGAGACTCAGGATCAACTAGTAAGGCAGAGCCAAAACAACCGAAAAGTCAACATAAAACCACAAGTCTCGGGAACAATGTAAGCAGCCCTAACCTGTCAGAGGATAACTGTGATACTGACCAAGGTAAAAAGTCTTTCAAATGTGACACATGtggaaaatattttaagttgaaGTATAATTTGCAGAGACACCAGAGAATCCATACAAATGAGAAGCCATATTCTTGTAAAACTTGTGGAAGAGATTTCCGTTGTGATAGTAGCTTTGCCCTCCATATGAGAATTCATAGAGGTGAGAGGCTGTTTACTTGTAAAGTTTGTGGTAAAGCTTTTGGAGAGGGTTGTAAGTTGACACTTcacatgagaacccacacaggtgagaagccatgTGTTTGCAAGACTTGTGGGAAAAGATTCTCCTGTATCGCATCATGTAACAGAcatatgagaatccacacaggtgaAAAGCCTTATGCTTGCAATTTCTGCGAGAAAAGATTTGCTGACAGTTCAAGGTGCAAAAGGcatatgagaatccacacaggtgagaagccgtacgCTTGCAATACTTGCGAGAAAAGATTTGCTAGCAGTTCATCTTTTAAAAAGcatatgagaatccacacagatGAGAAGCTGTACGCTTGCAATACTTGCGAGCAAAAATTTGCTAACAGTTCATCgtttaaaaagcatttaagaAGCCACACAGATGAGAAGCCGTACGCTTGCAATACTTGCGAGAAAAGATTTGCTGACAGTTCATCAATTAGTAAgcacatgagaatccacacaggtgagaagccgtatGCTTGCAATACTTGCGAGAAAAGATTTAGCGATAGTTCAAAATTTAGAAGGCATttgagaacccacacaggtgagaagccttATGCTTGCAATACTTGTGAGAAAAGTTTTGTTGACAGTTCATCATTAAAAAAGCATACAAGAagccacacaggtgagaaaccGTACACTTGCAATATTTGTGAGAAAAGATTTGCTGACAGTTCAACATGTAAAGTGCAtatgagaacccacacaggtgagaagccgtacgCTTGCAATATTTGCGAGAAAAGATTTGCTGACAGTTCAGCATGTAAAGTGCATATGAGAATCCACACGCGTGAGAAGCCGCTTACTTCGTCAGAGTGA